From a single Eleginops maclovinus isolate JMC-PN-2008 ecotype Puerto Natales chromosome 20, JC_Emac_rtc_rv5, whole genome shotgun sequence genomic region:
- the LOC134882432 gene encoding leucine-rich repeat neuronal protein 1-like has protein sequence MALSSGRPLLWLCSGLFISLIFPVHGKECPHLCVCEIRPWFTPQSTYKEATTVDCNDLRLTHIPTNLSTDTQVLLLQSNAISHTRGELEALFNLTELDLSQNNFSTVEAVGLKGMNHLTTLHLEENQISKLSDHCLGNLSNLQELYINHNQISSISPRAFAGLHSLLRLHLNSNRLHVIDSRWFEETPNLEILMIGENPVFGLLDMNFKPLKSLRSLVLAGMDLTDVPANAFVGLDSLESISFYDNKLVRIPQLALQKVPNLKFLDLNKNPVLKIQEGDFRNMLHLKELGINNMMELVSIDRYALDNLPELTKLEATNNPKLSYVHKLAFRDMSSLESLMLNNNALTALYQHTVEVLPNLREISLHRNPLRCDCVIQWMSSNRTSVRFMEPVSMLCTSPPELIGQQVRELRLLDSPEQCLPLISHDTFPSHLSLELGMSVSLDCRAMSEPEPEIYWVTPLGSKITIDTVSERYHLTNEGTLHLSHVQVEDSGRYTCVAQNTEGADTRVATIRVNGTLLDSAEVMKIYVKQTESHSILVSWKVNSNVMSSNLKWASATMKIDNPHITYTARVPVDVHEYNLTHLQPATEYEVCLTVSNVHLQTHKSCVNVTTRIATFAMDLSDQHPSAAVFAVMATMLAFLSLATVGVYIARRWKRKNYHHSLKKYMMKTSSIPLNELYPPLINLWEAEGEKDKDSSAEGKPSPVDTTRSYYMW, from the coding sequence ATGGCACTCAGCTCAGGGCGTCCTCTGCTCTGGCTTTGCTCGGgattatttatttccttaattTTTCCCGTACATGGCAAAGAATGTCCTCATTTGTGTGTATGCGAGATCCGCCCTTGGTTCACCCCCCAGTCGACCTACAAGGAGGCAACCACAGTGGACTGCAATGATTTGAGGCTCACGCACATCCCTACCAACCTGTCCACGGATACTCAGGTGTTACTGCTCCAAAGTAACGCCATCTCTCACACCAGAGGCGAGCTGGAGGCACTGTTCAACTTGACAGAGTTGGACCTGTCCCAGAACAACTTCAGCACTGTGGAAGCTGTGGGCCTCAAAGGTATGAACCACCTGACTACCCTTCACCTAGAGGAGAATCAGATCAGCAAGTTGTCAGACCACTGCCTAGGAAACCTCTCCAATCTCCAGGAGCTTTACATCAACCACAACCAGATAAGCTCCATCTCCCCTCGGGCATTTGCAGGTCTGCACAGCCTGCTGCGCCTTCATCTTAATTCCAACAGGCTCCATGTCATAGACAGTCGCTGGTTTGAAGAAACACCTAACCTTGAAATCCTCATGATCGGGGAGAACCCAGTTTTTGGCCTACTGGACATGAACTTCAAGCCTCTAAAAAGCCTGAGGAGTCTTGTCCTGGCTGGCATGGACCTCACTGATGTTCCAGCAAATGCTTTTGTCGGTTTGGATAGCCTTGAAAGTATTTCTTTCTATGACAACAAACTGGTAAGAATCCCTCAACTGGCCCTTCAAAAAGTTCCCAATCTGAAATTCTTAGATTTAAACAAGAATCCAGTTCTCAAAATCCAAGAAGGAGATTTCAGGAACATGTTACATTTAAAGGAGCTGGGCATAAACAATATGATGGAGTTAGTTTCAATTGACCGTTATGCCCTGGACAACCTACCAGAACTGACAAAGCTGGAGGCCACCAACAACCCAAAGCTGTCTTATGTGCATAAATTGGCCTTTAGGGACATGTCCTCTTTGGAGAGCCTAATGCTTAACAATAACGCCCTCACTGCCCTTTACCAGCACACTGTGGAGGTGTTGCCTAATCTGCGGGAGATCAGTCTACATCGCAACCCATTGCGGTGCGACTGTGTCATTCAGTGGATGAGTTCCAACAGGACGAGTGTGCGCTTCATGGAgcctgtctccatgctctgcaCCTCCCCGCCAGAACTCATAGGCCAGCAGGTTCGAGAGCTAAGGCTGCTGGATTCCCCGGAGCAATGCCTGCCCCTCATATCCCACGACACCTTCCCTAGCCACTTGAGCCTCGAGCTGGGCATGAGTGTCAGTCTGGACTGCAGGGCCATGTCTGAGCCCGAGCCTGAGATCTACTGGGTGACTCCTCTAGGGTCCAAAATCACAATTGACACTGTGTCAGAGCGGTACCACTTGACCAATGAAGGGACTCTGCATCTGTCTCATGTTCAGGTTGAGGATTCTGGGCGTTACACCTGTGTGGCTCAGAACACTGAAGGAGCAGACACACGGGTTGCCACCATCCGTGTAAATGGCACTCTGCTCGACAGCGCCGAGGTGATGAAAATATATGTCAAGCAGACCGAGTCGCACTCCATCCTGGTTTCCTGGAAAGTTAATTCCAACGTCATGTCCTCGAACCTGAAGTGGGCGTCAGCCACCATGAAGATTGACAACCCCCACATCACTTACACAGCTCGTGTTCCTGTAGATGTTCATGAGTACAACCTCACACACCTTCAACCTGCTACTGAGTATGAGGTATGCCTCACGGTGTCCAATGtccacctgcagacacacaagtCCTGTGTTAATGTAACAACACGCATCGCTACCTTTGCCATGGACCTGTCTGATCAGCACCCCAGTGCGGCTGTGTTTGCTGTCATGGCGACCATGCTGGCTTTCCTCAGTCTGGCCACAGTGGGCGTCTACATTGCCCGCAGATGGAAGAGGAAAAACTACCACCACTCTCTGAAGAAATACATGATGAAGACTTCCTCCATCCCCCTGAACGAGCTATACCCTCCGCTCATCAACCTGTGGGAGGCTGAAGGAGAGAAGGACAAAGACAGCAGCGCAGAGGGAAAACCCTCTCCTGTTGACACCACCCGTAGTTATTACATGTGGTGA